A stretch of the Chelonoidis abingdonii isolate Lonesome George chromosome 11, CheloAbing_2.0, whole genome shotgun sequence genome encodes the following:
- the SF3B4 gene encoding splicing factor 3B subunit 4, whose protein sequence is MAAGPISERNQDATVYVGGLDEKVSEPLLWELFLQAGPVVNTHMPKDRVTGQHQGYGFVEFLSEEDADYAIKIMNMIKLYGKPIRVNKASAHNKNLDVGANIFIGNLDPEIDEKLLYDTFSAFGVILQTPKIMRDPDTGNSKGYAFINFASFDASDAAIEAMNGQYLCNRPITVSYAFKKDSKGERHGSAAERLLAAQNPLSQADRPHQLFADAPPPPSVPTPVVTSLGPGVNPPGIPPPGSFPPPVPPPGAMPPGMPPAMPPPPMPPGAGAPGPPSGGTPSGGHPPHPHPFPPGGMHHPGMPPMQVHHGPPGMGQHHHPGPPGSGGQPPPRPPHGMPHPGPPPMGMPPRGPHFGSPMGHPGPMAHHGMRGPPPLMPPHGYSGPPRPPPYGYQRVPLPPRPAQRPPVPPRGPLRGPLP, encoded by the exons ATGGCGGCGGGGCCCATCTCCGAGAGGAACCAGG ATGCTACGGTTTACGTGGGTGGTCTGGACGAGAAAGTCAGTGAGCCGCTGTTATGGGAACTCTTTCTGCAGGCGGGACCGGTGGTCAATACCCACATGCCCAAAGATCGAGTCACGGGTCAACATCAAG GTTATGGGTTCGTGGAATTCCTCAGCGAGGAAGATGCAGACTATGCCATTAAAATCATGAATATGATCAAGCTGTATGGGAAGCCGATCCGTGTGAACAAGGCCTCAGCCCACAACAAGAACCTGGATGTGGGCGCCAACATCTTCATCGGCAACCTGGACCCGGAGATCGACGAGAAGCTGCTGTACGACACCTTCAGCGCCTTTGGAGTCATCCTGCAGACCCCCAAGATCATGCGGGACCCCGACACGGGCAACTCCAAGGGCTACGCCTTCATCAACTTCGCCAGCTTCGATGCCTCCGATGCCGCCATTGAGGCCATGAATGGACAGTACCTGTGCAACCGGCCCATCACCGTCTCTTATGCCTTCAAGAAGGATTCGAAAGGCGAGCGGCACGGCTCCGCTGCAGAGCGGCTGCTGGCTGCCCAGAACCCCCTCTCTCAGGCAGACCGGCCCCATCAGCTGTTTGCAGATGCCCCTCCTCCACCATCGGTGCCAACCCCTGTCGTCACGTCCTTGGGGCCAGGTGTGAACCCGCCAG GCATCCCACCCCCAGGATCGTTTCCCCCGCCAGTGCCGCCACCTGGAGCAATGCCCCCAGGAATGCCTCCTGCCATGCCACCTCCACCCATGCCACCAGGTGCAGGTGCCCCGGGTCCCCCTTCAGGGGGCACTCCCAGTGGAGGACACCCTCCTCACCCACATCCTTTCCCACCTGGCGGGATGCATCATCCAG GGATGCCCCCCATGCAGGTGCATCACGGACCACCCGGCATGGGACAGCATCATCATCCAGGGCCACCGGGGTCAGGAGGCCAGCCCCCACCACGCCCTCCCCACGGCATGCCCCACCCTGGACCACCCCCAATGGGCATGCCGCCCAGAGGGCCCCATTTTGGGTCACCCATGG GTCACCCAGGCCCCATGGCCCACCACGGCATGCGTGGGCCACCTCCACTGATGCCTCCCCATGGTTACAGCGGTCCTCCCCGCCCACCACCCTATGGCTACCAGCGGGTCCCTCTGCCGCCTCGTCCTGCCCAGAGGCCCCCCGTGCCACCTCGTGGGCCTTTGAGAGGACCCCTTCCATAA